The genomic window AATGCACGTAGTGATCGTCTGCCTGAGTGTAGCCAAATCGTTTGAGCGCGGCAACCGAGATTCGCGGCGGACCCGCCTCGCCTTCGATTAACCTTGTATGAACGGCGAAGTTGCACAGGCGCGCCAGTTCGTCCGGCTCCTTCCATGATTCCAGCTCGGCAAACTGATCCGCGCCCATCAGCAGGTACAGCGTCGCCGGCTGGCGCAGCGTCGCCAGGTAGTAGCGCACCGTGTCGATCGTGTACGAGTGCCCGGCCCGCCGAATCTCCACGTCCGACGCCATGAAATGCCGGTTGCCCTTGGTCGCCAGCCGAACCATCGCGAGCCGATGCTCGGCGGGCGCCAATTCGGTCTTCGCCTTATGCGGCGGCGACGCGGCCGCAATGAAATATACCAGGTCGAGCTCGATGGCCTCGCGAACTTCCTCGGCCGCGCGCAGATGCCCGAGATGAATCGGATTGAAACTGCCGCCGAACAATCCTACCCGCATGCTTTTTTCAGCTTCGCGGCTCAGGCGCGAACTTGCCCGGTCCCGCCAACGACGTACTTGTAGGTGGTCAACTCGTTGAGTCCCATCGGCCCGCGCGCGTGCAGCCGATTGGTCGAGATTCCGGTCTCTGCGCCGAATCCGAATTCGAAACCGTCAGTGAAACGCGTTGACGCATTGACGTAAACCGTAGCCGAATCGACCTCGCGTTCAAAGCGCGCCGCCGCCTCCGCGTCGCCGGTGACGATCGCGTCCGCAAGATGAGACCCGTGACGCGCGATGAACGCAATCGCCTCGTCAAGCGAATCCACCACTTTCACCGCCAGGATCAGCTCCAGATATTCCGTGTCCCAGTCTTCGTCCGTCGCCGCGCGTGCCGCGGGCACGATTTTTCGCGTCCGCTCATCCCCGCGTATTTCGACCCCGGCCGCCGTCATCCGCGCGGCGAGCGCGGGCAGAAATTTTTCCGCGACCGCGCGATGCACCAGCAGCGTTTCCATCGAATTGCAGACCGACGGCCGCGAGCATTTCGCGTTCAAGCAGATTTCCTCGGCCATCTTCAGATCGGCCGCGGAATCGACGTAGGTGTGGCAGATGCCGTCAAAATGCGGCAGCAGCGCAACCGCCGAGCCTTCCAGCGCCTCCTTCAACGACTTGCCGCCGCGCGGGATTATCAAGTCGATCAGCTCGCGGCTGCGCTTCATTATCTGGATTACTTCGCGATCCGGATCGCGGATAAAGGTCGCCGCGTCGGGATTGAGCCCGGCGTCCCGCAACGCTTGCGCGATCAATCCCGAAAGAAATCCGTTGCTGCCGAGCGCCTCGCTGCCGCCGCGCAACACCACCGCGTTGCCGGCTTTCAGCGTCAGCGCGGCCGCATCCACCGTGACGTTGGGGCGAGATTCGTAAATCATCGCAATCACGCCGATCGGCACGCGCCGCTTTTCGATCTTCAGCCCGTTGGGCCGCGTCCACTTCTCGATCGCAGCCCCGACCGGATCGTCGAGCGCCTCGACCTGAAGCACGCCCGCGGCCATCGCTTCGATTCGCTGGTCGTCGAGCGTCAGCCGCTCGACGAACGCTCCGCCGCGTCCGCTCTTGCGCGCGCGCTCCAGGTCGGTTGCGTTGGCGCGGATAATTTCCGCGCGTGAATCGCGAATCGAGCTCGCCAGCCGGCGTAGAAAATCGTTTTTCTGCGCCGTGGTGGCCAGCGCCATCCCTGGCGCCGCCGCCCGCGCCCGCGCAAGCGCCGCAACCGTATCCGCTTCAACACTCATCCATCTGCGAGAATATATCCCGAACCCGCTCAAATAAACTGCGGGTCTTTCGCCCCCCAACTTCTAACAGGGACGAAGTCCCGCATCCTCTCTTAGTACCGGGTGCAGGGGTCACCCCTGCCCGCTCGCTACGCGATCTCCTTGATCAGCACGAAGTTGTCGCGATGGATAATCTCGTCGGCCACTTTGTAGCCGAGCAGAGCTGAAATTTCAGTCGAACGCCGCCCGGCCACTTTCAGCACGTCGGACGCCGGATAGTTCACCAACCCGCGCCCGAACTCGGCTCCATCGGGATCGAGCAGGCTCACGCAAGCGCCGCCACCAAAGTCTCCGCGAACCTCCCGCACGCCCGAGGGCAGCAGCGAACGCCCTTTGTTGCACAGCGCGTCGGCCGCGCCCTTATCGACCGCGATTGAGCCCGCCGGCCGCAGCGCGAACGCTATCCAATGCTTTCGGCTCTTGAGCCGCACGCCGGCCGGCACGATCAGCGTGCCCGCCTCGCGCGCCGGATCCAGCGCGCTTGTGACGATGCCGGCCTCGCGCCCGCGCGCGATTATCACGGCGATTCCGGCCTGCGCCGCCTGCCGCGCCGCCTTCAACTTGGTCGCCATCCCGCCGCTCCCCAGCGGACCCGCATGCTCGGCCACCAGCCCGCGCATCTCGGCCTCCGGATCGCTGATCACGGGAATCAACCGCGCGTCGCTGCGCTCGCGCGGGTCGGCGGTCAGAACGCCATCCACATCGCTCAAAATAATCAAGAGCTGCGCCTGCACCAGGCTCGCGACCAGCGACGACAGCACGTCGTTGTCGCCCAGCCGTATTTCCTCGACCGCAACCGTGTCGTTCTCGTTGACGATTGGAATCACGCCCGCGCCCAGTAATTCCGCAATCGTCTGGTTCGCATTGAGACGCCTGCGGCGTTCCGCCAGGTCCTGATGGGTGAGCAAAATCTGCGCGACGGTCCGATCGTGGACGGCGAATGCGTGCGCCCACGCCGACATCAGCTCGATTTGCCCGGTGGCGGCCGCGGCTTGCCGCGCCGCAATCGTTGCGCCGTGAAGTTTCGAGAGGCGCGCGCGTCCGGCCGCCACCGCGCCCGACGTGACGATCACGATTTCATGGCCGGCCCGCACCGCCGGCTCGATCTGCGCCGCGAGCTGCTCGATCACATCGACGCGCAGTCCTTCGACCTCGGACAACACGGCGCTGCCGACTTTGATCACGACGCGCCGCGCGCGCGCGACCGCCGATTCCTTGTAGTTCAGTTGGGACATGCCGCCGGTTGATCCATCCGATGAAGCATCCGCGCGATCGCCGCGACCAGCGGCGCCAGATTTTCGCGCTTGTCCGCCGAAATCGGGAATACCTCGAGACCGGTGAGCTTGCGCAGCTTGCGCGCGGCCTTGTTCGCCTCGCCGACGCCGATCAGATCGGTCTTGTTGAGCGCGACCACCGCCGGGCGATCGGCCAGCGCGGGATCGAACGCCGCGATCTCGGCGCGCACGGTCGCCAGCGCGGAGTCGGGATTATCCGCGCCGTCGAGCACGTAAACGACCAGCCGCGTGCGCGCCAGATGGCGCAAAAAACGGATTCCGAGTCCAAGCCCGCGATGCGCTCCCTCGATCAGCCCGGGGATATCGGCCAGCGTGAAACCCTCCTCGCCGGAGATTGACACGCGGCCGATGTTGGGCGCCAGCGTCGTGAACGGGTAGGACGCGATCTTCGGGCGCGCCGCGCTGAGCGCGGCCAGCAACGTGGACTTGCCCGCGTTAGGAAGTCCTACCAGCCCGGCGTCGGCGACCAGCCGCAGTTCCATCCGGATCCATCGCTGCTCGCCCGCGGTTCCCGGCGTCGCAATTCGCGGCGAGCGCCGCGTCGAGGACGCGAAGTGCATGTTGCCGCGGCCGCCCTCGCCGCCCTGCGCGATTGTCGCCGTGTCGCCCGGCATCACCAGGTCCGCAAGCGTCATCCCGCTTTCCTCGTCGAAGACGATCGTCCCGGGCGGCACTCGCACCACGACGTCGTCGGCGCCGTGGCCGTATTGTTCCTTGCCGCGGCCGGGTTCGCCGTCCTTCGCGATCAGACGCGGCTGATATTTGAAATCGAGCAGGGTCGAGAGGCCTTCATCGACCTGGAAGATTACGCTGCCGCCGCGTCCGCCGTTGCCGCCCGCGGGTCCGCCGAACGGCCGGAATTTTTCGCGCAAAAACGCGATTGCGCCGTCGCCGCCCTTGCCGGCGTGCACGAATACCCTGGCTTCGTCGATAAATCGCATGGCGGCCTGACCATTATAGTCCCTGCGAGCGGCGCCGATCTGCTACAGACATATCTCCGCCAGCGCGCGGACCGCGTTGATATCGCCGGTGCCAATCAGCATCGTCTTGACCGGCGACGCCTTCCACGCCTTGAGCCGGTCCGCGATTCGCTCGCGACTGCCCACCAGCGCGACCTCATCGACCAGCTTGTCCGGCACCATCGCCATCGCCTCGGCCTTCTTGCCGGCCAGGTACAGGTCCTGGATTTTCACCGCGACCTCTTCGTAGCCGAGCCGCTTGGCGTAGTCGTTGTAGAAATTTTTCGCGCGCGCGCCCATCCCGCCGATGTACAGCGCCAGCATCC from Candidatus Binatus sp. includes these protein-coding regions:
- the obgE gene encoding GTPase ObgE, translated to MRFIDEARVFVHAGKGGDGAIAFLREKFRPFGGPAGGNGGRGGSVIFQVDEGLSTLLDFKYQPRLIAKDGEPGRGKEQYGHGADDVVVRVPPGTIVFDEESGMTLADLVMPGDTATIAQGGEGGRGNMHFASSTRRSPRIATPGTAGEQRWIRMELRLVADAGLVGLPNAGKSTLLAALSAARPKIASYPFTTLAPNIGRVSISGEEGFTLADIPGLIEGAHRGLGLGIRFLRHLARTRLVVYVLDGADNPDSALATVRAEIAAFDPALADRPAVVALNKTDLIGVGEANKAARKLRKLTGLEVFPISADKRENLAPLVAAIARMLHRMDQPAACPN
- the nadD gene encoding nicotinate (nicotinamide) nucleotide adenylyltransferase; this translates as MRVGLFGGSFNPIHLGHLRAAEEVREAIELDLVYFIAAASPPHKAKTELAPAEHRLAMVRLATKGNRHFMASDVEIRRAGHSYTIDTVRYYLATLRQPATLYLLMGADQFAELESWKEPDELARLCNFAVHTRLIEGEAGPPRISVAALKRFGYTQADDHYVHSSGQTLSFVETTFLPISATEIRGKLQHGESIRYLVPSDVVDYIQYHALY
- a CDS encoding glutamate-5-semialdehyde dehydrogenase; translated protein: MSVEADTVAALARARAAAPGMALATTAQKNDFLRRLASSIRDSRAEIIRANATDLERARKSGRGGAFVERLTLDDQRIEAMAAGVLQVEALDDPVGAAIEKWTRPNGLKIEKRRVPIGVIAMIYESRPNVTVDAAALTLKAGNAVVLRGGSEALGSNGFLSGLIAQALRDAGLNPDAATFIRDPDREVIQIMKRSRELIDLIIPRGGKSLKEALEGSAVALLPHFDGICHTYVDSAADLKMAEEICLNAKCSRPSVCNSMETLLVHRAVAEKFLPALAARMTAAGVEIRGDERTRKIVPAARAATDEDWDTEYLELILAVKVVDSLDEAIAFIARHGSHLADAIVTGDAEAAARFEREVDSATVYVNASTRFTDGFEFGFGAETGISTNRLHARGPMGLNELTTYKYVVGGTGQVRA
- the proB gene encoding glutamate 5-kinase, whose amino-acid sequence is MSQLNYKESAVARARRVVIKVGSAVLSEVEGLRVDVIEQLAAQIEPAVRAGHEIVIVTSGAVAAGRARLSKLHGATIAARQAAAATGQIELMSAWAHAFAVHDRTVAQILLTHQDLAERRRRLNANQTIAELLGAGVIPIVNENDTVAVEEIRLGDNDVLSSLVASLVQAQLLIILSDVDGVLTADPRERSDARLIPVISDPEAEMRGLVAEHAGPLGSGGMATKLKAARQAAQAGIAVIIARGREAGIVTSALDPAREAGTLIVPAGVRLKSRKHWIAFALRPAGSIAVDKGAADALCNKGRSLLPSGVREVRGDFGGGACVSLLDPDGAEFGRGLVNYPASDVLKVAGRRSTEISALLGYKVADEIIHRDNFVLIKEIA